The proteins below are encoded in one region of bacterium:
- a CDS encoding PIN domain-containing protein produces the protein MTYLDTSVALAHLLGEGRRPNAELWQQRLVASRLLEYELWVRINARGLAMSHREAARELLGVVALLELNPLVLARALEPFRHPVRTLDALHLASMVFLRERGDDVTLATYDDRLAGAARALGFTVLDG, from the coding sequence ATGACCTACCTCGACACCTCCGTGGCATTGGCACACCTGCTCGGCGAAGGGCGTCGGCCGAACGCGGAGCTCTGGCAGCAGCGGCTCGTTGCGAGCCGCCTGCTCGAGTACGAGCTCTGGGTCAGGATCAACGCGCGAGGCCTTGCGATGAGCCATCGGGAAGCAGCGCGGGAGCTGCTCGGTGTCGTGGCGCTGCTCGAGCTGAATCCTCTGGTGCTGGCGCGTGCGCTCGAGCCGTTCCGCCATCCGGTCCGTACGCTCGACGCACTTCACCTCGCGTCGATGGTGTTCCTTCGCGAGCGCGGCGACGACGTCACCCTGGCGACATATGACGATCGCCTCGCCGGCGCCGCTCGCGCGCTCGGGTTTACCGTCCTGGATGGGTGA
- a CDS encoding DedA family protein, with protein sequence MEWVSQAVDIALHLDRYLGEWAQMLGPWLYVVLFLVVFAETGLVVTPFLPGDSLLFAIGAICSLPDTGLNVWLMIAVLLVAAILGDAVNYSIGHLFGPKVFAREDSWLLNKKHLIRTQEFYERHGGKTIFLARFVPIVRTFAPFIAGIGRMSYARFAMWNVTGGIVWVTSLTLAGYFFGTIPIIQRNFETVILAIIFLSILPMIVEYVRARREPA encoded by the coding sequence ATGGAGTGGGTGTCCCAGGCCGTCGACATCGCGCTGCACCTCGACCGCTACCTCGGCGAATGGGCGCAGATGCTCGGGCCGTGGCTCTACGTGGTGCTGTTCCTGGTCGTCTTCGCCGAGACCGGGCTCGTGGTGACGCCCTTCCTCCCTGGCGACTCGCTGCTCTTCGCGATCGGCGCCATCTGCTCGCTGCCGGACACGGGGCTGAACGTCTGGCTCATGATCGCGGTGCTGCTCGTCGCCGCCATCCTCGGCGACGCGGTCAACTACTCCATAGGGCACCTCTTCGGGCCGAAGGTCTTCGCGCGCGAGGACTCGTGGCTGCTCAACAAGAAGCACCTGATCCGCACGCAGGAGTTCTACGAGCGGCACGGCGGCAAGACGATCTTCCTCGCTCGCTTCGTGCCGATCGTGCGCACGTTCGCGCCCTTCATCGCCGGCATCGGGCGCATGTCGTACGCGCGCTTCGCGATGTGGAACGTCACCGGCGGCATCGTCTGGGTGACGAGCCTCACGCTGGCGGGCTACTTCTTCGGCACCATCCCGATCATCCAGCGCAACTTCGAGACCGTGATCCTGGCGATCATCTTCCTCTCCATCCTGCCGATGATCGTCGAGTACGTCCGGGCCCGGCGCGAGCCGGCCTGA
- a CDS encoding sterol desaturase family protein, translating into MPEGLMAIYREPLFWLFPVATTLISWAAFALFAGALTLVAARDPASLRRFRIQSRPPRSQQLVGPSVRAWLVNDALMLLAVVASWPLLRLSGIHAGPLPPWWVIALQLVFFVYLDDLLYYGFHRAMHGRWLYKRVHGRHHTIVTPWAITGHYMHPIEYLGTAMVALVGPMLVGAHVVTVWLWFVFRQWEAAEGHGGYEFPWTPTHLLPGNDGAVHHDVHHARVRGNYAGFLPVWDRVFGTTARGYADDLARRHAPRTAA; encoded by the coding sequence GTGCCCGAGGGCCTCATGGCGATCTACCGGGAGCCGCTGTTCTGGCTGTTCCCGGTCGCGACCACGCTGATCAGCTGGGCCGCGTTCGCGCTGTTCGCGGGCGCGCTGACCCTCGTCGCCGCGCGCGATCCGGCGTCGCTGCGCCGCTTCCGCATCCAGTCGCGGCCGCCGCGCTCGCAGCAGCTGGTCGGGCCGTCGGTGCGGGCGTGGCTCGTGAACGACGCGCTCATGCTGCTCGCCGTGGTGGCGTCGTGGCCGCTCCTGCGGCTGTCCGGCATCCACGCGGGGCCGCTGCCGCCCTGGTGGGTGATCGCGCTCCAGCTGGTCTTCTTCGTCTACCTCGACGACCTCCTCTACTACGGCTTCCACCGCGCCATGCACGGCCGCTGGCTCTACAAGCGGGTCCACGGCCGGCACCACACGATCGTCACGCCGTGGGCGATCACCGGGCACTACATGCACCCGATCGAGTACCTCGGCACCGCCATGGTCGCGCTGGTGGGGCCGATGCTCGTCGGCGCGCACGTCGTCACCGTCTGGCTGTGGTTCGTCTTCCGCCAGTGGGAGGCGGCCGAGGGCCACGGCGGCTACGAGTTCCCCTGGACGCCGACGCATCTCCTCCCGGGGAACGACGGCGCCGTGCACCACGACGTCCACCACGCCCGCGTGCGGGGCAACTACGCCGGCTTCCTCCCCGTCTGGGATCGGGTCTTCGGCACCACCGCGCGCGGCTACGCCGACGACCTGGCCCGCCGGCACGCGCCCCGCACCGCGGCCTGA
- a CDS encoding type II toxin-antitoxin system prevent-host-death family antitoxin produces MRAVGLKTLKNRLSEYVRLAARGETVLVTDRDRIVAELVPPRPGRAEWLADAQLAALVREGVLRPPLSPPGTVPPCLPVAPTEVLVAELAVDRGER; encoded by the coding sequence ATGCGGGCCGTCGGCTTGAAGACCCTCAAGAACCGGTTGAGCGAATACGTGCGTCTCGCCGCGCGGGGCGAGACGGTCCTCGTGACCGACCGCGACCGGATCGTGGCCGAGCTCGTACCGCCGCGGCCGGGACGCGCCGAGTGGCTGGCCGACGCGCAGCTCGCCGCCCTCGTGCGTGAGGGGGTGCTTCGCCCTCCGTTGAGTCCGCCGGGTACGGTTCCGCCGTGCCTTCCGGTTGCGCCGACGGAGGTCCTCGTCGCCGAGCTCGCGGTGGACCGGGGTGAGCGATGA
- a CDS encoding crotonase/enoyl-CoA hydratase family protein → MSDRVRVTIDAGVADVRLARPEKMNALDAAMFAGLVEVGKQLCTDTAVRAVVLSGEGRGFCAGLDFMSFMAMGGGGESKGPGLFAREHGTIANAAQRAAWVWTEVPVPVIAAVHGVAFGGGLQIALGADIRLVAPDAKLSVMEIKWGLVPDMSGTQTLRHLVRLDVAKELTFTGRIVSGTEAVALGLATRVADDPHAEALAMAREIASKSPHAIRSAKRLLDASVTSDPGAGLQMEERLQAALIGSPNQLEAVQANLEKRPPRFTDPS, encoded by the coding sequence ATGTCCGACCGCGTCCGCGTGACGATCGACGCCGGCGTCGCCGACGTCCGCCTCGCCCGCCCCGAGAAGATGAACGCCCTCGATGCCGCGATGTTCGCGGGCCTGGTCGAGGTGGGGAAGCAGCTCTGTACCGACACCGCCGTGCGGGCCGTCGTCCTCTCCGGCGAGGGCCGCGGCTTCTGCGCCGGGCTCGACTTCATGAGCTTCATGGCGATGGGAGGCGGCGGCGAGTCGAAAGGCCCCGGCCTGTTCGCGCGCGAGCACGGCACCATCGCCAATGCGGCGCAGCGGGCGGCGTGGGTCTGGACCGAGGTCCCGGTGCCGGTCATCGCCGCCGTGCACGGCGTCGCCTTCGGCGGCGGCCTGCAGATCGCGCTCGGCGCCGACATCCGCCTGGTCGCGCCCGACGCGAAGCTCTCGGTCATGGAGATCAAGTGGGGCCTCGTGCCCGACATGTCGGGCACGCAGACGCTGCGCCACCTGGTGCGCCTCGACGTCGCCAAGGAGCTGACCTTCACCGGCCGCATCGTCTCCGGCACCGAGGCGGTCGCGCTCGGGCTGGCGACGCGCGTCGCCGACGACCCGCACGCCGAGGCGCTGGCGATGGCGCGCGAGATCGCGAGCAAGTCGCCGCACGCGATCCGCTCGGCGAAGCGTCTCCTCGACGCGAGCGTGACGTCCGACCCGGGCGCCGGCCTGCAGATGGAGGAGCGGCTGCAGGCCGCGCTCATCGGCTCGCCGAACCAGCTCGAAGCCGTGCAGGCGAACCTCGAGAAGCGGCCGCCGCGCTTCACCGATCCGAGCTGA